The Maridesulfovibrio salexigens DSM 2638 region TTTAAGCGTGAGCAGGATTTTGAAGTGGTCGGCTGTGCTGAGGACGGCTACTCTGCGTTGCGCATGGTCCGTGATCTAAAACCGGATGTAGTCACCATGGATGTGAACCTACCTGATTGCGATGGATTTCGGGTTACCAGAATGATTATGGAAGATAATCCGGTTCCCATTGTAATTGTCAGTGCCATATACCGGGCCTCGGATGCTGAAATAGGTTTTCGCCTTATTGATACCGGTGCTCTTGCTTTTCATAACAAGCCTGCATTGAAAGATGATAATTTTGAAGAACAGATGCAGGAAATCATTATTTCGGCACGTTTGATGTCAGAAGTCAAAGTTGTCCGCCGTAAGACACGGTTCAGCCGTAAAGATACCGATAGTTCAGTTATACAGCTGGAACCTCCGTCTCTGCCTGAATCATCTCCCGGTATAGCTAAAGTTGTTTGTATCGGGGCTTCCACCGGTGGTCCGCAGGCTATAAAACAGATTCTTATGTCATTGCCGCAGGGGTTTCCAGCTCCTATACTTATCGTCCAGCATATGTCCGAGGGATTTACTGAGGGAATGGTTAACTGGCTTAAAAACAATACCGGTCATGATATCAGGGTTGCCGTCCACAACGAAGAATTTAAGCCCGGAGTAATTTATTTCGCACCGGAAGGGGTGCATA contains the following coding sequences:
- the cheB gene encoding chemotaxis-specific protein-glutamate methyltransferase CheB; the protein is MIKVLIVDDSASVRTLFAEMFKREQDFEVVGCAEDGYSALRMVRDLKPDVVTMDVNLPDCDGFRVTRMIMEDNPVPIVIVSAIYRASDAEIGFRLIDTGALAFHNKPALKDDNFEEQMQEIIISARLMSEVKVVRRKTRFSRKDTDSSVIQLEPPSLPESSPGIAKVVCIGASTGGPQAIKQILMSLPQGFPAPILIVQHMSEGFTEGMVNWLKNNTGHDIRVAVHNEEFKPGVIYFAPEGVHMEVSSNRRIVLTDAPNVNGIKPSASILFNSVARNLGRAAVGVLLTGMGKDGADGLLEIRRNGGYTIAQDKESSIVFGMPGEAVKIGGAVSVLPLDNIGGELCRIFLGLLEDK